A region of Deinococcus rubellus DNA encodes the following proteins:
- the typA gene encoding translational GTPase TypA produces MEYRNIAIIAHVDHGKTTLVDGLLKQTLKLKHGEEIAERAMDSNDLEKERGITILAKNTAVEYKGVKINIVDTPGHADFGGEVERVLGMVDGALVLVDAAEGPMPQTRFVLRKAIELGLKIVVVINKIDRQDARIEEVVNLTFDLMAELGASDDQLDFPILYAVARDGKAYKDLDNPQEDMHELFEMVLEYIPPPPVELDEPFQMLVTNLDYSEYLGRIVLGRVQRGQVKKGEYVQLMHKDGTMTKAKIVQPFTHFGLNRIEADVVGAGDIVALSGLEDAQIGETVADLADPVALPIITVDEPTVSMTFQPNNGPFAGREGKYVTSRHLNDRLKKEVMTNVSLKVEELRPDEFVVSGRGELHLSILLETMRREGYELQVGAPQVITRMVDGEKSEPIEHLVVDVPEYHSSTVIGAITSRKGQLVNMEPQGNRTRVEFKIPSRALFGFRTQFLSMTQGEGIMSHIFDGYAPWAGELKTRQNGSLVAMEAGNSFAYSIWKLQDRGNFFILPATEVYVGMIVGENAREKDMDVNVTKNKKLTNVRSSGADDALSLTPIKKLTLEDALEYIGDDELVEITPKSIRLRKKILEPNMRK; encoded by the coding sequence ATGGAATACCGCAACATCGCGATTATCGCGCACGTCGATCACGGCAAGACCACCCTGGTGGACGGCCTTCTCAAGCAGACCCTCAAGCTCAAGCATGGTGAGGAAATCGCCGAGCGGGCGATGGACAGCAACGACCTCGAAAAAGAGCGTGGCATCACCATTCTGGCCAAGAACACGGCAGTCGAGTACAAGGGCGTCAAGATCAATATCGTGGACACCCCCGGACACGCCGATTTCGGCGGCGAGGTCGAGCGCGTGCTGGGCATGGTGGACGGTGCGCTGGTGCTGGTGGACGCGGCCGAAGGCCCGATGCCCCAGACCCGCTTTGTGCTTCGAAAGGCCATTGAGCTGGGACTGAAGATCGTGGTGGTCATCAATAAGATCGACCGCCAGGACGCCCGCATCGAGGAAGTCGTCAACCTGACCTTCGACCTGATGGCTGAACTCGGCGCGAGCGACGATCAGCTCGACTTCCCGATCCTGTACGCCGTGGCCCGCGACGGCAAGGCCTACAAGGACCTCGACAATCCCCAGGAAGACATGCACGAGCTGTTCGAGATGGTGCTGGAGTACATTCCACCACCACCAGTCGAGCTCGACGAGCCGTTTCAGATGCTGGTGACCAACCTCGACTACTCCGAATACCTGGGCCGCATCGTGCTGGGCCGGGTACAGCGCGGACAGGTCAAGAAGGGCGAGTACGTGCAATTGATGCACAAAGACGGCACCATGACCAAGGCCAAGATCGTCCAGCCGTTTACCCACTTCGGTCTCAACCGCATCGAGGCTGACGTGGTGGGCGCGGGCGACATCGTGGCGCTCTCCGGCCTGGAGGACGCCCAGATCGGTGAAACGGTGGCCGATCTGGCCGATCCCGTGGCCCTGCCGATCATCACCGTGGATGAACCCACCGTCAGCATGACCTTCCAGCCCAACAACGGCCCGTTTGCCGGGCGCGAAGGCAAGTACGTCACCTCGCGCCACCTGAATGACCGCCTGAAAAAGGAAGTCATGACCAACGTGTCGCTCAAGGTCGAGGAACTGCGCCCCGACGAGTTCGTGGTCAGCGGGCGCGGTGAGCTGCACCTCTCGATTCTTCTGGAAACCATGCGCCGTGAGGGCTACGAGCTTCAGGTCGGCGCACCGCAGGTCATTACCCGGATGGTCGACGGTGAGAAGTCCGAGCCGATTGAGCATCTGGTCGTGGACGTGCCCGAGTATCACTCCAGCACCGTCATCGGCGCGATCACCAGCCGCAAGGGCCAGCTCGTGAACATGGAGCCGCAGGGCAACCGCACCCGCGTGGAGTTCAAGATTCCCTCGCGCGCGCTGTTCGGTTTCCGTACCCAGTTCCTGAGCATGACGCAGGGCGAGGGCATCATGAGCCACATCTTCGACGGCTACGCGCCGTGGGCCGGTGAGCTCAAGACCCGCCAGAACGGTTCGCTGGTGGCGATGGAAGCGGGCAACTCGTTTGCCTACTCGATCTGGAAACTGCAAGACCGGGGGAACTTCTTTATCCTGCCCGCCACCGAGGTGTATGTCGGCATGATCGTCGGTGAAAACGCCCGTGAGAAAGACATGGACGTCAACGTCACCAAGAACAAGAAGCTGACGAACGTGCGCTCCAGTGGCGCGGACGACGCTCTCTCGCTCACGCCCATCAAGAAGCTGACGCTCGAAGACGCCCTAGAGTACATCGGCGACGACGAACTGGTGGAAATTACGCCCAAGAGCATCCGGCTGCGCAAGAAGATTCTCGAACCCAACATGCGGAAGTAA